A window from Pseudomonas kribbensis encodes these proteins:
- a CDS encoding YoaK family protein gives MLPTASTHRASPGHLHTQKWRGRIGLAMVAALSVLAGMTDAIGFMASGDFVSFMSGNTTRLAVAISDGDMSLTLRLMILVATFIVGNALGVVIGRLGGRRALPLLLCIATLLCGAAAWPSEVQLPALLAAIIAMGMLNAAVEEVNGLAVGLTYVTGALSRFGRGLGRWIMGERRNGWRVQLVPWSGMFIGAILGAVLEHHLGLKALYASGLLAALIGLVSLKIPRRWQLGYMPR, from the coding sequence ATGCTGCCAACCGCCTCGACTCACCGCGCCAGCCCCGGCCACTTGCACACGCAAAAATGGCGCGGTCGCATAGGGCTGGCAATGGTGGCCGCGCTCTCGGTGCTGGCGGGGATGACCGATGCCATCGGCTTCATGGCCAGCGGCGACTTCGTTTCATTCATGAGCGGCAATACCACACGGCTGGCGGTGGCGATCAGTGATGGCGATATGAGTCTGACGCTGCGGCTGATGATCCTCGTCGCCACGTTCATCGTCGGCAACGCCCTCGGTGTGGTGATCGGCCGCCTCGGCGGGCGCCGCGCACTGCCGTTGCTGCTGTGCATCGCGACGCTGCTTTGCGGGGCTGCTGCCTGGCCGTCAGAGGTGCAACTGCCGGCGTTGCTGGCGGCAATCATCGCCATGGGCATGCTCAATGCTGCGGTGGAGGAAGTGAACGGTCTGGCGGTCGGGCTGACCTATGTCACCGGAGCGCTCTCGCGGTTCGGCCGCGGTCTGGGGCGCTGGATCATGGGCGAGCGACGCAATGGCTGGCGCGTGCAACTGGTGCCGTGGAGCGGCATGTTCATTGGCGCCATCCTCGGTGCCGTGCTGGAGCATCACCTGGGGCTCAAAGCGCTGTACGCCAGCGGATTGCTGGCTGCGTTGATCGGCCTGGTCTCGCTGAAAATCCCCCGACGCTGGCAGTTGGGTTACATGCCGCGCTGA
- a CDS encoding DUF6388 family protein, protein MAPTDQRHEHALKLFLDARPELRETLDHLNPLLAQAKGETPAQYREERLHEAFEAEAESQGLFAWELTLQLTAATPEEYQAQRLEVHREVAEMAGMDWLEYCDLYGIEP, encoded by the coding sequence ATGGCGCCTACCGACCAGCGACATGAACATGCCCTCAAACTGTTTCTCGACGCACGCCCCGAGCTGCGCGAAACCCTCGACCATCTCAATCCGTTACTGGCCCAGGCCAAAGGCGAAACCCCGGCACAGTACCGCGAGGAACGTCTGCACGAAGCCTTTGAAGCAGAGGCCGAAAGCCAGGGTCTGTTCGCCTGGGAGTTGACGCTGCAACTGACCGCAGCCACTCCCGAGGAATATCAGGCGCAACGCCTGGAAGTGCACCGCGAAGTGGCAGAGATGGCCGGCATGGACTGGTTGGAATATTGCGACCTTTATGGCATAGAACCCTGA
- a CDS encoding RHS repeat-associated core domain-containing protein, translating into MLPSDQLLKLNNSIGLLVVAALNPDQPDAEKLFQEFRLCLNDYESWAEQFWTGTALDVDQVFKVGNDVQLSAPVGSRKPISTSVVMCPVAGPLTLVHMFEAARFVPIGDTPVTLEPVISDVGGALKFGEPQHYTIGPSGILEVDDCDRGQRYRITFFPDVSTAHIQTLYASYQGLIDGLEKWLREEWVGFQPQWAEFSSAGFLERYGQLQQADWRGFETALNGVWDDVKQLFALLADLQANSEKLLRYLSGVELEALLAASSEAIANGLLMLSDEPLLFIHLAAFTSWLKMLPPQYLAEVVAEVRVELLIGFLLMRVSAGMGVPLWLSAKVLGKIKSPRAREWLAASALRLAELTSAPDLARHAAALKPLMINARPAPLRPTPAVPLEIRTADAQVLTVPNPAAVARNKSHGTTRMERHEPRDDASAQAKNPNGDSADCVPRTCTNGCPVSMVTGEELLTLTDGVLDGLLPFEFSRLYRTSAVEIDVGLGFGWSHSLAHRLEVEGASVLWVDHENRRTRFPLPSVERPAIHNSLSRAAIFLGDEPEELILALAGDAARFYHFRAGRLTVVSDAYGNRLRITRDRLDRVERLDNGAGRSLLLRYERAHLVAVDYQVWREAAWRTEQTLVSYRFDARHRLIEATNAVGESERYDYDDRHVILQRQLTGGASFFWEWERSGKAARCVRHWASFSQMDTRYVWDDAGSVRVQYVDGREEVYVHDDTARLVRQVAADGGEQLKAYDAQGRLIAEQDALGAVTEYRYDDAGRLIALIPPDDTPTSYEYRNGFLHRRSRGDAEWTYRRNAQGDVTEAVDPDGHVTHYHYDPQGRLLSVRYPDSGRHVFVWNDLGQLVEESLPDGGVRKFSYDALGRRITAQDEHGAVTRHVWDAVGRLIQATSPTGATRAWSYSAYGQITAERDELGRITRYEYDDDLHLVSRRINPDGTRLQYRYDHAQLLLTEIENESGEKYRLDYTPTGLIRQETGFDGRRTAYAYDRNGHLLEKTEFGDDGSTLVTHYERDSAGRLLLKTLPDASTVEYRYDRLGRLVGVDDGQDHPLAFEYDLQDRLVREHQGWGTLRYTYDACGQLTRMRLPDNSKLDYHYAKGGALTAIDLNGALLTRHVYLNGREQQRQQGLLLSEYAYDEQGRLHSHAVGHQRSALYRRDFAYSANGNLEHIADTRHGQRSYQYDALDRLIRVRHTRDDVPENFAHDPAGNLLLQDRPGPTSIKGNRLLMQGDRHYDYDAFGNLIRERRGRAQQLVTAYRYDSQHRLIGLTRPDGSTASYQYDAFGRRIRKTVDGQTTEFFWQGDHLIAESSKEQHRSFIYEPGTFRPLAMLDGQGPKRACPFYYQLDHLGTPQELTDYSGEIVWSAKYSAYGKVTSLELATEDYLDQPLRFQGQYFDAESGLHYNRHRYYDPDVGRYLTPDPVKLAGGLNQYRYVPNPTGWVDPLGLTSNCPPPNRPGCSVPDGVEGSKVNEGEPKLPLREKEGEYLYRGDVKHPDEVFKNGFKSKGQSTDLLLHAMDSNNPPSYFISTSPSEFVAIEFGTSSKTRKGYLYTLRKILGINVNKTLGNQVPFADEIEVAIPGSIHSADIIGVTPLKKDGSYVGYSIPNPKRK; encoded by the coding sequence ATGCTTCCATCTGACCAACTCCTGAAACTGAACAACAGCATCGGTTTGCTGGTGGTCGCTGCGCTGAACCCTGACCAGCCCGACGCCGAGAAGCTGTTTCAGGAGTTCCGCCTCTGCCTCAACGACTATGAAAGCTGGGCCGAGCAGTTCTGGACGGGAACCGCGCTGGATGTCGATCAGGTGTTCAAGGTCGGCAACGATGTCCAGCTCAGTGCGCCGGTTGGCAGTCGAAAACCCATCAGCACTTCCGTAGTCATGTGCCCCGTTGCCGGGCCCCTGACGCTGGTGCACATGTTCGAAGCCGCGCGCTTCGTGCCGATCGGCGATACGCCGGTGACCCTGGAACCGGTCATTTCCGATGTCGGCGGCGCCCTGAAATTCGGCGAACCGCAGCATTACACCATCGGCCCCAGCGGCATTCTCGAAGTCGACGACTGCGACCGGGGCCAGCGTTATCGCATCACCTTCTTTCCCGATGTTTCCACCGCGCATATCCAGACGCTGTATGCCTCGTATCAAGGGCTTATTGATGGCCTGGAAAAATGGTTGCGTGAGGAATGGGTCGGGTTTCAACCGCAATGGGCGGAGTTTTCCAGCGCGGGTTTCCTGGAGCGTTACGGTCAGTTGCAGCAGGCCGACTGGCGCGGTTTCGAAACGGCGCTGAATGGCGTCTGGGATGACGTGAAACAGCTGTTCGCCCTGCTCGCCGACTTGCAGGCCAACAGCGAAAAACTTCTGCGATACCTGTCCGGCGTCGAGCTGGAAGCCTTGCTCGCGGCCTCCTCCGAGGCCATCGCCAATGGCCTGCTGATGCTCAGCGACGAGCCGTTGCTGTTTATTCATCTGGCGGCGTTCACCAGTTGGCTGAAGATGCTGCCGCCGCAGTATCTGGCCGAGGTGGTGGCTGAAGTTCGGGTCGAATTGCTGATCGGCTTTCTGTTGATGCGCGTGTCGGCGGGCATGGGGGTTCCGCTGTGGTTGAGCGCCAAGGTGCTCGGCAAGATCAAGTCGCCGCGTGCCCGGGAATGGCTGGCGGCGTCGGCGTTGCGTTTGGCGGAGCTGACTTCGGCACCCGATCTGGCTCGGCATGCGGCCGCCTTGAAACCGCTGATGATCAATGCGCGTCCGGCACCGTTGCGGCCGACGCCTGCGGTTCCGCTGGAGATTCGCACGGCGGATGCGCAGGTGCTGACGGTGCCCAATCCGGCGGCCGTTGCACGTAACAAGTCACACGGCACGACGCGAATGGAGCGGCATGAGCCTCGCGACGATGCGTCGGCTCAGGCGAAGAACCCCAACGGCGACAGCGCCGATTGCGTGCCCCGGACTTGCACCAACGGTTGTCCGGTGTCGATGGTCACCGGTGAGGAGCTGCTGACCCTGACCGATGGCGTGCTCGACGGGTTGCTGCCGTTCGAGTTCAGCCGGTTGTATCGCACCAGTGCAGTGGAAATCGATGTCGGGTTGGGGTTTGGCTGGAGCCATTCGCTGGCGCATCGGCTGGAGGTCGAGGGTGCTTCGGTGCTCTGGGTTGACCATGAGAACCGGCGGACGCGGTTTCCGTTGCCGAGTGTCGAGCGGCCGGCGATTCATAACAGCCTGTCGCGGGCGGCGATCTTTCTTGGGGATGAGCCGGAGGAATTGATCCTTGCGCTGGCGGGGGACGCGGCGCGGTTTTATCACTTTCGGGCTGGGCGTCTGACGGTTGTCAGCGATGCCTATGGCAATCGGCTGCGTATTACGCGTGATCGTCTGGATCGGGTTGAGCGCCTCGATAACGGGGCCGGTCGTTCCTTGTTGCTGCGCTACGAGCGGGCGCATCTGGTGGCCGTGGACTATCAAGTCTGGCGCGAAGCTGCCTGGCGTACCGAGCAGACGCTGGTCAGCTACCGCTTTGATGCCCGTCATCGGTTGATCGAGGCGACCAACGCCGTCGGCGAAAGCGAGCGTTACGACTACGACGACCGGCACGTCATCCTGCAACGGCAGTTAACCGGTGGCGCGAGTTTCTTCTGGGAGTGGGAACGTTCCGGCAAGGCCGCGCGTTGCGTGCGGCACTGGGCGTCGTTTTCGCAGATGGACACGCGTTACGTCTGGGACGACGCCGGCAGCGTGCGAGTGCAGTACGTCGACGGCCGTGAAGAGGTTTACGTCCACGACGACACGGCGCGGCTGGTGCGTCAGGTCGCGGCCGACGGTGGCGAGCAGCTCAAGGCCTACGATGCGCAGGGCCGGCTGATCGCCGAGCAGGATGCGCTGGGGGCGGTCACCGAGTACCGCTATGACGACGCCGGACGGCTGATCGCGCTGATTCCGCCGGACGATACGCCGACGTCCTACGAGTATCGCAACGGTTTCCTGCACCGCCGTAGCCGGGGCGACGCGGAGTGGACCTACCGGCGCAATGCCCAGGGCGACGTCACCGAGGCGGTCGATCCCGACGGCCATGTCACCCATTACCACTACGACCCGCAGGGGCGGTTGCTGTCGGTCCGTTATCCGGACAGTGGTCGGCACGTGTTCGTGTGGAACGACCTTGGCCAGTTGGTCGAGGAGAGTTTGCCAGACGGCGGGGTTCGGAAGTTTTCCTACGATGCCTTGGGACGGCGGATTACTGCGCAAGACGAACACGGCGCGGTCACCCGTCATGTGTGGGACGCCGTCGGACGGCTGATCCAGGCCACCTCGCCGACCGGTGCCACCCGTGCCTGGTCCTACAGCGCCTACGGCCAGATCACCGCCGAACGCGATGAGTTGGGGCGCATCACCCGCTACGAGTATGACGACGACCTGCACCTGGTCAGCCGGCGGATCAACCCCGACGGCACGCGGCTGCAATACCGCTACGACCATGCGCAGCTGTTGCTCACGGAGATCGAGAACGAGTCCGGCGAAAAGTACCGGCTGGACTACACGCCGACCGGATTGATCCGACAGGAAACCGGCTTTGATGGGCGGCGTACCGCGTATGCCTATGACCGCAACGGTCATCTGCTGGAGAAGACCGAGTTCGGTGACGACGGCTCGACGCTGGTCACCCATTACGAGCGTGACAGTGCCGGGCGCCTGCTGCTCAAGACCCTGCCCGATGCCAGTACGGTTGAATACCGCTACGACCGTCTAGGCCGCTTGGTCGGCGTGGATGATGGCCAGGATCACCCGCTGGCCTTCGAATACGACCTCCAGGACCGACTGGTGCGCGAGCATCAGGGCTGGGGCACCTTGCGTTACACCTACGACGCCTGCGGCCAACTCACCCGGATGCGCCTGCCGGACAACAGCAAGCTCGATTACCACTACGCCAAGGGCGGCGCGCTGACCGCGATCGACCTCAACGGCGCCTTGCTCACCCGCCACGTCTACCTGAACGGTCGCGAACAGCAGCGCCAGCAAGGCCTACTGCTCAGCGAATATGCCTACGACGAACAAGGACGATTGCACTCCCACGCCGTAGGCCATCAACGCAGCGCGCTGTATCGCCGCGACTTTGCCTACAGCGCCAACGGCAACCTCGAACACATCGCCGACACCCGCCACGGTCAGCGCAGCTACCAGTACGACGCCCTCGACCGGCTGATCCGCGTGCGCCACACCCGCGACGATGTGCCGGAAAACTTCGCCCACGACCCGGCCGGCAACCTGCTGCTGCAGGATCGGCCCGGCCCGACCAGCATCAAAGGCAACCGCCTGCTGATGCAGGGCGACCGCCATTACGACTACGATGCCTTCGGCAACCTGATCCGCGAACGCCGCGGCCGCGCCCAACAGCTCGTCACTGCATACCGCTACGACAGCCAGCACCGCCTGATCGGCCTGACCCGCCCCGACGGCAGCACCGCGTCCTACCAATACGACGCCTTCGGTCGCCGCATCCGCAAAACCGTCGACGGCCAGACCACCGAGTTCTTCTGGCAAGGCGACCACCTGATCGCCGAAAGCAGCAAAGAACAACACCGCAGCTTCATCTACGAACCCGGCACCTTTCGCCCGCTGGCGATGCTCGACGGCCAAGGCCCGAAACGCGCCTGCCCGTTCTACTACCAGCTCGACCACCTCGGCACCCCGCAGGAACTGACCGACTACAGCGGCGAAATCGTCTGGTCAGCCAAATACAGCGCCTACGGCAAGGTCACCTCGCTGGAACTGGCGACCGAGGACTACCTCGACCAGCCGCTGCGGTTTCAGGGGCAGTACTTCGATGCGGAAAGCGGACTGCACTACAACCGGCACCGGTACTACGACCCGGACGTTGGACGGTACCTGACGCCGGATCCGGTGAAGCTGGCGGGTGGGCTGAATCAATACCGGTACGTGCCGAATCCAACGGGGTGGGTGGATCCGTTGGGGTTGACTTCCAATTGTCCGCCGCCGAATAGGCCGGGATGTTCGGTGCCGGATGGGGTGGAAGGGTCCAAAGTTAATGAAGGTGAGCCCAAGCTTCCGCTCCGAGAAAAAGAAGGAGAATACTTATATCGCGGTGACGTGAAACATCCCGATGAGGTTTTTAAAAACGGGTTCAAAAGCAAAGGCCAAAGTACTGATCTGTTGCTACACGCCATGGACAGCAATAACCCACCGAGCTACTTTATCAGCACATCACCATCTGAGTTTGTCGCGATCGAATTTGGTACAAGCTCAAAAACAAGAAAAGGTTACCTATACACACTTAGAAAAATACTAGGAATAAATGTAAACAAAACACTCGGAAACCAAGTGCCATTTGCAGACGAGATAGAAGTTGCAATTCCAGGCTCCATTCATAGCGCTGACATTATTGGAGTTACACCGCTAAAAAAAGATGGTAGCTATGTAGGCTACTCAATCCCTAATCCAAAAAGAAAATAG
- the tusD gene encoding sulfurtransferase complex subunit TusD, producing MKFAIALFSAAHAPSSRRALLFAQAALAGGHEIVRLFFYQDGVYNASDAVVTPQDELDLPKQWRAFITEQNLDGVVCIAAALRRGVLNAEEAGRYQRDAVAVSAPWELSGLGQLHDAVQDADRLICFGGA from the coding sequence ATGAAGTTCGCCATCGCACTGTTTTCCGCCGCCCATGCGCCCTCCTCGCGCCGTGCCCTGCTGTTCGCGCAGGCTGCGCTGGCCGGCGGGCATGAAATTGTCCGGCTGTTTTTCTATCAGGACGGGGTCTACAACGCGTCCGACGCCGTGGTCACGCCGCAGGACGAACTGGACCTGCCCAAGCAGTGGCGAGCCTTTATCACCGAACAAAACCTCGACGGCGTGGTGTGCATCGCCGCCGCCCTGCGCCGTGGCGTGTTGAATGCCGAGGAAGCCGGGCGTTATCAGCGTGATGCCGTGGCGGTCAGCGCGCCGTGGGAATTGTCCGGCCTCGGTCAGTTGCATGACGCGGTGCAGGACGCCGACCGTCTGATCTGCTTCGGAGGCGCATGA
- a CDS encoding GNAT family N-acetyltransferase — protein MTLRIELSQDPTEEQRAAILAPLRAYNIAKAGPSLYEPVALLVRDDNDAILGGLYGHTFYRWLFIELLAVPEEGRGQGIGSKLMQMVEEFAREKDCVGIWLDTFEFQAPGFYKKLGYVECGEIKDYPLGHKRHFFQKRLID, from the coding sequence ATGACGTTGCGGATCGAGCTGTCACAGGACCCCACCGAAGAACAGCGCGCAGCCATCCTCGCGCCCCTGCGTGCCTATAACATCGCCAAGGCCGGCCCTTCGCTGTACGAGCCGGTCGCGCTGCTGGTGCGCGACGATAACGACGCGATCCTCGGTGGCCTTTATGGGCACACGTTCTATCGGTGGCTGTTCATCGAGTTGCTGGCCGTGCCGGAAGAAGGCCGGGGCCAGGGTATCGGCTCGAAACTGATGCAGATGGTGGAGGAATTTGCGCGAGAAAAAGACTGCGTGGGAATCTGGCTCGACACCTTTGAGTTTCAGGCGCCCGGTTTCTACAAGAAGCTTGGCTACGTCGAGTGTGGCGAGATCAAGGATTATCCGCTGGGGCACAAGCGGCACTTTTTCCAGAAACGCTTGATTGATTGA
- a CDS encoding hemerythrin domain-containing protein: MNIFEALRESHDRQRGYAKTLIKTSGDTPERVEAYKQLKAELQAHETAEERHFYIPLMEFDNGVDLSRHAIAEHHEMDEMMEELDETEMSSPAWLATAKKLSDKVHHHLKEEEQKFFQMAGKLLDDKQKEQLAGQYEKEFKAQLP, translated from the coding sequence ATGAATATTTTCGAAGCCCTTCGCGAGAGCCATGATCGCCAGCGCGGCTATGCCAAGACCTTGATCAAGACCAGCGGCGACACCCCGGAACGCGTCGAAGCCTACAAGCAACTGAAGGCCGAGCTGCAAGCCCACGAGACCGCCGAAGAGCGCCACTTCTACATCCCGTTGATGGAGTTCGACAACGGGGTCGATCTCAGTCGCCACGCCATCGCCGAACACCATGAAATGGACGAAATGATGGAGGAGCTCGACGAGACCGAAATGTCCAGTCCAGCCTGGCTGGCCACGGCGAAAAAGCTCTCGGACAAAGTCCATCACCACTTGAAGGAAGAGGAGCAGAAGTTCTTCCAGATGGCCGGCAAGCTGCTCGACGACAAACAGAAAGAACAGCTCGCCGGGCAGTATGAAAAGGAGTTCAAGGCGCAACTTCCCTGA
- the tusC gene encoding sulfurtransferase complex subunit TusC, with protein MAKSLLIISRQSPWSGPGAREALDIVLAGGAFDLPIGLLFLDDGVLQLAAGQNAKALQQKDLSANLQALPMFGVEELFYCADSASVRGLGDRSLDEAQPLAADEITALIDRYDQVITL; from the coding sequence ATGGCCAAATCCCTTCTGATCATCAGCCGTCAATCGCCATGGTCCGGCCCCGGCGCCCGTGAAGCGCTGGATATCGTGTTGGCTGGCGGCGCCTTCGATCTGCCGATCGGTTTGCTGTTTCTCGACGACGGTGTGTTGCAACTGGCCGCCGGGCAAAATGCCAAGGCCCTGCAACAGAAAGACCTGAGCGCCAACCTGCAAGCGCTGCCGATGTTCGGTGTCGAAGAGCTGTTCTACTGCGCCGACAGCGCCAGTGTTCGCGGCCTCGGCGATCGTTCGCTGGACGAGGCGCAGCCTTTGGCCGCCGATGAAATCACCGCCCTTATTGACCGTTACGACCAGGTGATCACCCTCTGA
- the tusB gene encoding sulfurtransferase complex subunit TusB: MSTLHVLSHSPFGDERLTSCLRLLGTADALLLCGDAAYALQPGTAPFNALETRRVKLFVLAEDAQARAVQVPDWAEAIDYPAFVELSIHHDKVNSWL; this comes from the coding sequence ATGTCGACTTTGCATGTGTTGTCTCATTCCCCGTTCGGCGACGAACGCCTGACCAGTTGCCTGCGTCTGCTCGGCACTGCCGACGCGCTGCTGCTGTGCGGTGATGCCGCTTATGCGCTGCAACCCGGCACCGCGCCGTTCAATGCGCTGGAAACCCGTCGGGTGAAATTGTTCGTGCTGGCTGAAGACGCGCAAGCCCGCGCCGTGCAGGTTCCGGACTGGGCCGAAGCCATCGATTATCCGGCCTTCGTCGAACTGTCGATTCATCACGACAAGGTCAACAGCTGGCTATGA
- a CDS encoding TusE/DsrC/DsvC family sulfur relay protein, whose product MNALTVGARAIELDKDGFLVDLNDWSAEVASALAAAEDIELSPEHWEVLELLRSFYAEFQLSPATRPLIKYTALKLGAEKGNSLHLNRLFKGTPAKLAAKLAGLPKPTNCL is encoded by the coding sequence ATGAATGCGCTGACCGTCGGCGCCCGCGCCATTGAACTGGATAAGGACGGCTTCTTGGTCGATCTCAACGACTGGTCGGCAGAGGTCGCGAGCGCCCTCGCCGCTGCCGAAGACATCGAACTGAGCCCGGAACACTGGGAAGTCCTCGAACTGCTGCGCAGCTTCTATGCCGAATTCCAGCTATCGCCGGCCACCCGGCCGCTGATCAAGTACACCGCGCTCAAGCTCGGCGCGGAGAAAGGCAACAGCCTGCACCTGAACCGACTGTTCAAAGGCACCCCTGCCAAACTCGCCGCGAAACTGGCGGGCCTGCCCAAACCGACGAATTGCCTATGA
- a CDS encoding lytic polysaccharide monooxygenase auxiliary activity family 9 protein, with the protein MNQPQAQTQLRHGRVISPASRGAVAIEQGLLGGWQVNEMEGGKNFPALVAGPFPAPFESDNPSVVPPADGHILSGGKDDARDCVNFTDEEMSKKLGRPFTWPLLNVTPGQTLEVKWEYTAPHTTRGYRWLITKDGWDPKQRITRAQLETKPFAEDFYPQVPYYSHSAELKAKVNHAVKLPANKQGRHVIVLMWIVANTGNAFYQAFDVDFK; encoded by the coding sequence ATGAATCAACCACAAGCTCAAACCCAACTGCGACACGGTCGCGTCATTTCCCCTGCAAGCCGCGGTGCGGTGGCTATCGAACAAGGATTGCTCGGTGGCTGGCAGGTCAACGAGATGGAAGGCGGCAAGAACTTCCCGGCACTGGTGGCCGGTCCGTTCCCGGCGCCTTTCGAGTCGGACAACCCGAGTGTCGTGCCACCGGCCGACGGGCACATTCTCAGTGGCGGCAAGGACGACGCCCGTGACTGTGTGAACTTCACCGACGAGGAAATGAGCAAGAAACTCGGTCGCCCGTTCACCTGGCCGCTGCTCAACGTCACCCCTGGCCAGACCCTCGAAGTGAAATGGGAATACACCGCGCCGCACACCACTCGCGGTTACCGCTGGCTGATCACCAAGGATGGCTGGGACCCGAAACAACGCATCACTCGTGCGCAACTGGAAACAAAACCGTTCGCCGAGGACTTCTATCCGCAAGTGCCGTACTACAGTCATTCGGCGGAGCTGAAGGCCAAGGTCAATCACGCGGTGAAACTTCCGGCCAACAAGCAAGGTCGTCACGTCATCGTCCTGATGTGGATCGTCGCCAACACCGGCAACGCCTTCTATCAGGCCTTCGATGTGGACTTCAAATAA
- a CDS encoding glycosyl transferase family protein, translating into MTDYPALTLETPAEHPFAQFVRILGKGKRGARDLTREEAREAMGMVLDEAVEETQLGAFLMLLRHKEESAEEMAGFTEALRERLQAPALNVELDWPTYAGKKRHLPWYLLAAKCLAQNGVRIFMHGGGAHTAGRLYSEQLLGELNIPLCRNWQQVGRALDNGGLAFMPLVDWAPQLQRMIDLRNTLGLRSPIHSLARILNPLGARCGLQSIFHPGYQAVHRDASGLLGDTAIVIKGDGGEIEINPDADSHLYGTTGGESWDEEWPQLSAQRHVKPASLDIEHLKAVWRGDVVDSYPQMALISTMALALRGLGQNREQAFEIAEQYWAARNKSI; encoded by the coding sequence ATGACCGACTATCCAGCGCTGACCCTCGAAACGCCCGCCGAGCATCCGTTCGCCCAGTTCGTGCGCATCCTCGGCAAGGGCAAGCGCGGCGCCCGCGACCTGACCCGCGAGGAAGCCCGGGAAGCCATGGGCATGGTGCTCGACGAAGCGGTTGAAGAAACCCAGCTCGGCGCTTTCCTGATGCTGCTGCGGCACAAGGAAGAAAGCGCCGAGGAAATGGCCGGTTTCACCGAGGCCCTGCGCGAACGTCTGCAGGCGCCGGCGCTGAACGTGGAACTGGACTGGCCGACCTATGCCGGCAAGAAGCGTCACCTGCCGTGGTATCTGCTGGCGGCCAAGTGCCTGGCGCAGAACGGCGTGCGCATCTTCATGCACGGCGGCGGCGCGCACACCGCCGGGCGTTTGTATTCCGAACAACTGCTCGGTGAATTGAACATTCCGCTGTGCCGCAACTGGCAACAGGTCGGCAGGGCGCTGGATAACGGCGGCCTGGCCTTCATGCCGCTGGTGGACTGGGCGCCACAGCTGCAACGGATGATCGACCTGCGCAACACCCTCGGTTTGCGCTCGCCGATCCACTCGCTGGCGCGGATTCTCAATCCTTTGGGCGCGCGTTGCGGTTTGCAGAGCATTTTCCACCCCGGCTACCAAGCGGTGCACCGCGATGCCAGCGGTCTGCTGGGCGATACGGCGATCGTAATCAAGGGCGACGGCGGCGAAATCGAGATCAACCCGGATGCCGACAGCCACTTGTACGGCACCACTGGCGGCGAGAGCTGGGACGAGGAATGGCCGCAGTTGTCGGCGCAGCGTCACGTCAAACCGGCGTCGCTGGATATCGAACATCTGAAAGCCGTCTGGCGCGGTGATGTGGTCGACAGCTACCCGCAAATGGCGCTGATTTCGACCATGGCGTTGGCGCTGCGTGGTCTTGGCCAAAACCGGGAACAGGCGTTCGAAATCGCCGAGCAATACTGGGCTGCACGGAACAAATCGATTTAA